The genomic region ATTGGTCAATAGGGGACAATTTCCTTTTGATCAAGGGGATGAATTTTGATGCCGGGCATGATTATCCTTTTCGCCGACAGGATTTTTTTGATAAATTGTTCTTGGAAATATATCCCTTAGTTTTCTCGCTGACTCCACTGGCGCTATTGTCTTTGATTGCACTGTGGATCAAGGGCGTATTTGGAAAATTAAGGTATCCGCTCCTAGTTTTTATCAGCTCCTCATTTATCGTTGTTTTTTATGCGGCAGTACTCAAGCAAGATCTCCTGGTCAATATCCGCTATAGTGTCATGCTTTATCCGATCCTGATGCTACTGGCGGCATTTTCTTTTGATGAATTTCTATTGAGTCGGATGAAAAATTCCCATCGATTTGTAGTAGTGCTTCTTGTGATAGTCGTTAGTAGCACAAGTCTTTGGCTCATTAAACCCTACTATTTCAACTATACCAATGATTTGTTGCCGAAAGATAAAATCATCACCGGCGCCTGGGGTTATGGCGGCTATGAAGCGGCGCAAGTGCTAAATGCTTTGCCTGATTCAAAAAATTTGAATGTCTGGTCGGATTATTGGGGCGTTTGCTATTTTTTTGATGGCACCTGCGTCCAAGCGACGGGGTATGATAACTTTACGCAAAAAGCACAAGACAAAAAAATCGATTACTATGTCATGACCAGAAGGGGAGAGATGAGCAATGTTAAGACTTGGAACAAGATAGGCAAAAAATCACTTGGCAAGGCGGTTTGGGAATTGAATATTGATGATCGACCCAAAAATTTTATCCGGATCTATGCGGCTAATTAAAGCGCTTATGGATTTCCTTTTTCCCGCCCAGTTCATCTGAAACTTCAATTGTAATTTTTTCACCATCACTTTCATTCAAGAGGGGAATGGTGCTTTTTTGTCCAGAGACGACAAGGATGTCGGCTTCTTTTATTATTACGTTGCTTTCTCCAGCCATTTCTTTCCAATGGATTTTTTTTGTTTTAGTATTGTTTTCGATAATGAAGGTTAGATTATCAGACTGGGGATCTTCAAAGTAGATTTCCCAACCAGCATCAGATGGCTGGAGTTGTTTTTTTTCAAAATAAGAAAGAAAACAAAAACTGAAAAATAACAAAATAACTAAAGCAAAAATGATTTTTTTTTCACTACTCATCTTATTTGTTGCGATAATAAATATTTATTTCCTCATTGGAATAGACTTGCCAGAAATTATTCAGTTTTCGAAATTGCGCTCCGTCCATTAATTTGTTCACCATTACGAAATTAGTACCCAAATCTGAGTAGCATTTTTCCCCCAATTCCCCGCCCGGATTAGAAATCATGTCGCGCGTACAAAATTCCTTCTTATCGACGCCGTTTTCATAGCGCTCGAAATTTGCCCGATAACTTGGGAAATAATAGTCCCGCATAAAAAATAACTTCACCCAAGAATCAGCGAAAAGATAGACGTGGTCGGAGGCTAATAGATCGGTCTTTTTCATTCTAGTCGCGAGATACTCGCTGGCGTTAAAAGTTTGAAATGTTTTTTTAGCTGAATCGTTCCCTTTTAGATAAATAGTGGTATCAGAAAATCCATCCAGGTTGATAAAAATAAACAGCAGAAGAAATGCGCCGATAATTAATTTTTGGCCAAAAGGAACGAGGAGATTTTTATGAAAATCTTTTTGACCAAAAACAGAAATAAACGCAAACGCACTGATGATTGCGAATGGATAGACTCCATAGTTTGCAACGCGTCCGGAAGGAATAGAGATTTTTACCAGTCCCGGCGCAAGAGAAATAAGCGTAATCACTGAAATCCAACTAAATAGCAATAGAAAAGAATAGCGGGAGATACTTTTTCGCAATGGTGCTAAAAACAGGAGTATGCCGAAAGCGCCCAGCGCAAAACGCGCCTCACCTAAAACATTTCTAAACTGGAGTATTGAAAGTCCGGTATGTTCAATTTTTTTAACTGCGCCAACAACTGTGTTTACGGCACTATTGGTAAGGTACGTTGGGGTATAAATAATAAACACAAAGACTAGAGAAAAGACCAAGAAAGCAAGCAAAAGAGGAGATTGCCAGGATCTTTTTTGGCTAAAAAAAACTTGTTTTGTTTCTTGAAAATTAAACAGAAAGCTAAGTGCAACAAATCCAACGAAAGTCAAAAGAAAAATTAGTCCCGAGAGGTGATGGGTATAAAATAATCCCATTGAAAAAAATAGCGCGAAAAATAAAAAGACACTTTCTTTTTCGCGAAGAAAACGGACATAAAAATAAAAAGTGAGTGGAATGAGTAGGTTGCCAAGGATGTTGCCAATCACTCCTCCACCGACAAACTTGGCTTGAGGAGGATCTATGACAAATAGCGCTCCGCAAAATAGTAGGGCAAAAATAGCAATATTTTTGTTTTGCGGACTTGCTTCGAACAGGCGCAGAGAAAGGATGAAAACCGCCAAAAGACTGAAAATATTTATAAAGAGTAGAACGGAGACAGGAAAAGCAGAAATAAAACTGGCACCAGAAATAAGGCTAATCGCGGTGAATATTAGATGCTCCCCAATGACGAAATCGCTGATTGGTTTGGGCGCATCAATCTGGTAAGCCCCATCTTTCAAAACAATCTCCCTTTGTGTGTAATTTTGAATTTTTCCCGACTCGGCAAATAGCTTTGACCAATACATATGATGGCCCAGATCAGTACTGGAAGATGGTAGATTATTTTGCAGATAAACTGAGCGGATAAAAATAGACAAGAAAAGAATCAGGATAATTAGAAGGGTTTGTTTGAAAGAAAAATCGGAGGAGGCTTTTGTCTCGGCTACTCCCGGTGCTTTTTTGAATCTTTTTCGATAGACTAAAAAACAACTCGCACTAAAAATCAGTAGCGTGATTACTAGGGATGCTCTGGTGAAAAGTATCTCGACTCGAGACATCACAAGCATCAGAAAATCTGTAATGAGAATACTAAGGCCAGTGGCGGCAATAAACCTTTCCAGCACGCCCAATTTTTCTTTGCCAAAAAAAGCCAGGAGCATAAAATAGCCTGGCACAAAAAGCACTAGCGCAATTGTCAGATAAAAACTGATTTGTGATTGGAAGAGTTCTAGCATAATGTTTTTTCAATTTCCTCAAGATAGCGCTGGGAGATTTTTTCCCAAACAAAATTTTCCATGACAAATTGTTTGGCTTTTTTTCCGAATTCTTTGCGAAATTCGTCATCTTCAAGAAGCTCTTTTATTTTTTCTATCCAGGCGTTTGCGTTTCCTGGTTCAACTAAAAATCCATTCCTGCCCTCAATAATCGCATCTTTGAGGCCTTCATGATTGGAAGCAAGAACTACTCTTTCGCAAACGGCGGCTTCGATGGCGTTGATTCCAAAACCTTCCATTGTTCCGTGGACTTTGATATTTGGTGAAACGTACAAATCAGTCGCGTTGAATAATACCAATTTATCTTTCTCGGGAATGTTGCCAATTAGTTTCACTCTGTCTTCAAGATGTAATTCTCGCGCCGCTTTTTGGCATTTATCAAAAGCATTTTCATTTCCGGTAATTGCCGATGAAACAACTCCTCCCGCGGACACAAAGACATAATTTTCAGGAAGCGCCGGCATGACGTTTCTGATGAACCATTCGACACCTTTATGTGGAACGAAACGCGCCACGCGCAAGATGATTTTTTTGCCGGTTAGATTCATGTCTAAAACTTTCTCCATTTCTTGGCGATTAGTTTCTATGATTATCGATTCAGGATTGATGCCGTTGGGAATAAAAACACACAAATCGCGTGGCACCCCCGCTTTCACGGCCTCTTCAATCGTTTCGTTGCCAACCATGATGAGACGATTGAATTTTTTAAGGGAGGGAATGTTGATGCTCCGATATATTCTTCCCAAGATACTTTTCTTTTTAGCAAAAGTCACATCAAGTCCGTGAATGATGGCAATATATTTTTTTCGCGGATAGAAAAATCTCAAGACGATTGCGATTGGAGTGGGGATGCCGTTGCCAAAAAGCGCGACGTCATAGTTGGAAAGAATAAAAAGACTTTTGAGAAATGCCCAAGCAATAAAGATTGGCAAAAACTTTTTTCCGCGCGTGTTGGCAATCAGTTTTGTTTCGGTTATTTTGGAAAGCGCTTCAAAAATTTCCTGATTTTGCCTTTCCAGCCCGCCAAAAGTTGGCGGATAAGAATGGGAAATAAAAAGAATACGTGGTTTTTTCACTGTAGCCATAAGGAAGATACTATTTCTTTAGCCGATCCTTTTTTTGCAAATACATCTGCTCCTCAGTCAGATTGCGATTAGTCTTGATCATGTCAGCGATCAGTGCAAAAATTAGCAGCTGTGATCCAATAAAGAGAAGCGCTGCCGAAAGAAAAAGATAATTGCGATAGGTAGTAATTTGGAAGGTTTGAAAATATTGAATAAGAAATAGACAAAAAACTAAAAAAGATGCAGCTACAAAAGCGAGTCCCGGCACGCCAAAAAACTTCATCGGTCGCACATCACGCACAGCTTTCAAAATTATTTTGGCTGAATTAGAAACGAATTTCCAGACCGATTTCACAATCCGGCTTTCCCGGTCAGCAAAATATTGGACTTTTACCGGAATCCAGGCTAATTTCAAATTTTTACCGATTGCATCAATGATTGTTTCTTGGGTATAGGTAAAACTAACATTAGTAATATTGAGGCGCAAAAGCGTTTCACGGTTATGCGCGCGGAATCCACAAGTCAGGTCATCAATCGGGTAATTAAGAAAAAAACCAATCATCCTGGCCGCCAGGCGATTGAGGTGGTATTTTATTTTTGGCATATCCTTAGCCTCGTGTTTTCCAAAACGATTGGCAATCGTCATATCACACTTTCCAGTGAGTATCGGGGAGAGAAGCTTTGGGATGTCGCTAGGATCAAACTGCCCATCCGCATCGATGTTCACCATGAAATCCGCATTATTCTCTAAGGCGTTTTCTACGGCACGTTTAAAAGAATACGCAAGACGGCGATTGGGTTTGTATGAAACCAATAAATCCACCCCGGCTTTTTTGGCAACTTCGACTGTGTTGTCACTGGATCCATCATCCACTATTTGGACTAATTTCTCAGAAATCTTTGCTCCTTCGCCACTGAGATAGAAATCAGCGGAAAAGCTTTTTCTGATGCGTTCAATTGTTTCTCCAATTTTTGCTTCTTCATTATATGCGGGAATATTAACAATCAGTTTCATTATTTTTTCTTATTAATGATTAATTTCGGATCAGCGCAATTAAAATCACACTTGGCGCCATCAACGCCATTGTGAATCAGCTTGCCCTTGCATTCATCCAGCTTCTTTTGACATTCAACCTTGCTAGCATTGAAGTAGTCCTTATTAACTTCATAGCCAAAGTAATTAAGGACAAAATAGGCGACAACCACCACCCCACAGATCCAAATGATTAATTTTAGCAATGAAAACATAACGTTTTTCGCTTCGCGAACCCCCACTACGAATGGGGGACATGCGAATTATTTGTTTTTTTAGCTTTATTATCTTGTTTCTAGTATAGCTCAAAGATGCTTTTTCGTAAAGCATTTGTGATCGCTCAAAAAATCGGAGCCAGGCTCCGGAGCTCCGGAGCCTGGCTCCGATTTTTTGCTTTGATCAGAAAAAAGTGTGCTATAATTAAATCAGTAGTATAATTTTATTTTAAAAGTTGTGCCTTCATGAGAATCGGAATCAACGCTTCCTTTTGTCGCAAGCCCTACTCGGGTATTGGACAAGTTACAATCAACTTTTTAAAAAAGTTGATTACCGAAGAAGCAAAAAACCTGCCTACCGGACAGGCAGGAATAAAACAAAAAAATAATCTGGAATTTATTCTCTATCTGGAAGAAGATCTGCCAGCAGATTTTGTTTTGCCGGAAAATTTTCAAAAAAAGATTTTTCTGCCCATCTATCGGCGCGATGACTT from Parcubacteria group bacterium harbors:
- a CDS encoding DUF1616 domain-containing protein, producing MLELFQSQISFYLTIALVLFVPGYFMLLAFFGKEKLGVLERFIAATGLSILITDFLMLVMSRVEILFTRASLVITLLIFSASCFLVYRKRFKKAPGVAETKASSDFSFKQTLLIILILFLSIFIRSVYLQNNLPSSSTDLGHHMYWSKLFAESGKIQNYTQREIVLKDGAYQIDAPKPISDFVIGEHLIFTAISLISGASFISAFPVSVLLFINIFSLLAVFILSLRLFEASPQNKNIAIFALLFCGALFVIDPPQAKFVGGGVIGNILGNLLIPLTFYFYVRFLREKESVFLFFALFFSMGLFYTHHLSGLIFLLTFVGFVALSFLFNFQETKQVFFSQKRSWQSPLLLAFLVFSLVFVFIIYTPTYLTNSAVNTVVGAVKKIEHTGLSILQFRNVLGEARFALGAFGILLFLAPLRKSISRYSFLLLFSWISVITLISLAPGLVKISIPSGRVANYGVYPFAIISAFAFISVFGQKDFHKNLLVPFGQKLIIGAFLLLFIFINLDGFSDTTIYLKGNDSAKKTFQTFNASEYLATRMKKTDLLASDHVYLFADSWVKLFFMRDYYFPSYRANFERYENGVDKKEFCTRDMISNPGGELGEKCYSDLGTNFVMVNKLMDGAQFRKLNNFWQVYSNEEINIYYRNK
- a CDS encoding glycosyltransferase family 4 protein yields the protein MATVKKPRILFISHSYPPTFGGLERQNQEIFEALSKITETKLIANTRGKKFLPIFIAWAFLKSLFILSNYDVALFGNGIPTPIAIVLRFFYPRKKYIAIIHGLDVTFAKKKSILGRIYRSINIPSLKKFNRLIMVGNETIEEAVKAGVPRDLCVFIPNGINPESIIIETNRQEMEKVLDMNLTGKKIILRVARFVPHKGVEWFIRNVMPALPENYVFVSAGGVVSSAITGNENAFDKCQKAARELHLEDRVKLIGNIPEKDKLVLFNATDLYVSPNIKVHGTMEGFGINAIEAAVCERVVLASNHEGLKDAIIEGRNGFLVEPGNANAWIEKIKELLEDDEFRKEFGKKAKQFVMENFVWEKISQRYLEEIEKTLC
- a CDS encoding glycosyltransferase family 2 protein, giving the protein MKLIVNIPAYNEEAKIGETIERIRKSFSADFYLSGEGAKISEKLVQIVDDGSSDNTVEVAKKAGVDLLVSYKPNRRLAYSFKRAVENALENNADFMVNIDADGQFDPSDIPKLLSPILTGKCDMTIANRFGKHEAKDMPKIKYHLNRLAARMIGFFLNYPIDDLTCGFRAHNRETLLRLNITNVSFTYTQETIIDAIGKNLKLAWIPVKVQYFADRESRIVKSVWKFVSNSAKIILKAVRDVRPMKFFGVPGLAFVAASFLVFCLFLIQYFQTFQITTYRNYLFLSAALLFIGSQLLIFALIADMIKTNRNLTEEQMYLQKKDRLKK